Proteins encoded together in one Manis pentadactyla isolate mManPen7 chromosome 6, mManPen7.hap1, whole genome shotgun sequence window:
- the LOC130684171 gene encoding uncharacterized protein LOC130684171 translates to MSVRHRAQSRPRLTAPAANERAAPLSRLPLGAGGASPPPYSTVNSVASAVGGRCFRGSVRAPVRRPVRAASPPDPRWWTRAVLGCAFLPARRHRRYRPRPLVSDLLLAPAGLPGPHSPLLRSPAADGGRRSTRTWSRCSGRTCARPALPLPVWRRRAARPGRGGRGEPGRETAPAAAELRRSVQSGPRFRGEGDSDGSAGQKVVCTLREFDKYRQYLTSLKLDFEKNYIKEQVSYPENELRYDMKKNFQHQHCLEDSCQKMIIKKPQQRSTHCYSCRCTHPTRSWTCHGNEEGDI, encoded by the exons ATGAGCGTGCGTCATCGCGCTCAGAGCCGCCCCCGATTGACGGCGCCCGCGGCCAACGAGCGAGCAGCTCCGCTGAGCCGGCTGCCGTTGGGCGCGGGCGGA GCGTCCCCGCCACCATATTCAACAGTTAATAGTGTCGCGAGCGCCGTAGGAGGAAGGTGCTTTCGCGGCTCCGTCCGTGCTCCGGTCCGCCGTCCCGTCCGCGCAGCGAGCCCGCCGGATCCCAGATGGTGGACCCGCGCTGTGCTCGGCTGCGCCTTCCTTCCGGCGCGCAGGCACCGGCGGTACCGACCTCGCCCCTTGGTCTCAGATCTCCTCCTCGCGCCGGCTGGGCTCCCGGGGCCGCACTCGCCCCTTCTCCGCTCTCCCGCGGCGGATGGAGGGCGGCGATCGACCCGGACTTGGAGCCGCTGCTCCGGCCGGACCTGCGCCCGTCCAGCTCTGCCGCTTCCAGTCTGGCGCCGTCGGGCAGCGCGACCGGGTCGCGGAGGCCGCGGAGAGCCCGGCCGGGAGACGGCTCCTGCCGCCGCGGAACTGCGGCGGAGCGTCCagagcgggccccgcttcaggggtgaaggcgacagcgacggctctgcgggccaGAAG gttGTATGTACCTTGAGGGAGTTTGATAAATACAGACAATATCTTACGAGTTTAAAATTAGATTTTGAAAAAAACTATATAAAAGAACAGGTAagttaccccgaaaatgaactaagatacgatatgaaaaagaacttccaacatcagcactgtctggaagactcatgccagaagatgatcatcaaaaaaccccaacaaagatccacgcactgctacagctgtagatgcactcatcccacccgttcctggacttgccatgggaatgaggaaggagatatctaa